In the Muricauda sp. MAR_2010_75 genome, one interval contains:
- a CDS encoding metallophosphoesterase → MSRFIVLAILYVVLAVYGFQAFRTLFKSPLMHWTYIALFLGALIFLTVKVLTYDPGDGFKGTAAIAGSIFAAFFLLALVLGFFLLLEDIVRLIGFGYNKLVGVSNPDAGYFPSRRSFVSGIALGLAALPFGALLYGMYRGKYNYQVLKYELEFDDLPDAFHNYQITQISDVHSGSFDDYNKVTYGVDLINEQQSDVIFFTGDLVNNKSDEMKPWKDVFSRLEAKDGIYSILGNHDYGDYASWETEEAKAQNLEDLKMIQREMGFDLMLNTNRYLEKDGQKIALLGVENWGRGGFKKAGDLQKAKEGIHKDDFKILLSHDPSHWEDVVLHDDYHFHLTLSGHTHGMQFGVEIPGWIKWSPVKWRYKYWAGIYKELDQFINVNRGFGFIGYPGRFGIWPEVSVITLKKKGLDEA, encoded by the coding sequence ATGTCCCGATTTATCGTTTTGGCAATTTTGTATGTGGTGCTGGCCGTTTATGGTTTTCAAGCATTCCGCACATTGTTCAAAAGTCCATTGATGCACTGGACCTACATTGCACTTTTTTTGGGCGCCTTGATTTTTTTGACCGTTAAGGTTCTCACCTATGACCCAGGAGATGGCTTTAAAGGCACCGCAGCTATTGCCGGGAGTATTTTTGCCGCTTTCTTTTTGTTGGCTTTGGTGTTGGGATTCTTTCTTCTATTGGAGGATATTGTACGATTGATTGGTTTTGGTTACAATAAACTGGTAGGGGTTTCCAATCCCGATGCAGGGTATTTTCCTTCCCGAAGAAGTTTTGTAAGTGGTATTGCCCTGGGTTTGGCGGCCCTGCCTTTTGGGGCTTTGCTATATGGTATGTACCGTGGAAAATACAATTATCAGGTGTTGAAATACGAGCTTGAGTTCGATGATTTGCCCGATGCCTTCCATAACTATCAGATTACACAAATTTCTGATGTGCACAGCGGTAGTTTTGACGATTACAACAAGGTTACCTATGGGGTTGACCTTATCAATGAGCAGCAAAGTGATGTAATTTTCTTCACAGGGGACTTGGTCAATAACAAGTCCGATGAAATGAAACCTTGGAAAGATGTCTTTTCCCGTTTGGAGGCCAAGGATGGTATATATTCCATTTTAGGAAACCACGATTATGGGGACTATGCTTCTTGGGAAACCGAGGAGGCCAAGGCCCAAAATTTAGAAGACCTGAAGATGATACAGCGAGAGATGGGTTTTGATTTGATGTTGAACACCAATCGCTATTTGGAAAAAGATGGACAGAAAATTGCCTTGCTAGGTGTAGAAAACTGGGGCCGTGGCGGATTTAAAAAGGCTGGGGATTTACAAAAGGCCAAAGAAGGTATCCACAAAGATGACTTTAAAATATTGCTGAGCCATGATCCCTCGCATTGGGAAGATGTGGTGTTGCACGATGATTACCATTTTCACTTGACCTTGAGTGGGCATACCCATGGAATGCAGTTTGGGGTTGAGATTCCCGGATGGATAAAATGGAGCCCTGTGAAATGGCGCTACAAATATTGGGCGGGCATTTACAAGGAGTTAGATCAGTTCATCAATGTGAACCGTGGGTTCGGATTTATTGGTTATCCTGGGCGTTTTGGCATCTGGCCAGAGGTTTCTGTGATTACATTGAAGAAGAAGGGATTGGACGAAGCCTAG
- a CDS encoding T9SS type B sorting domain-containing protein gives MIKNQCFETFVSILILLTFNVGFSQNYDVSDYQKINETNGGFTGTLNDYDSWGIAIDNIGDLDGNGTNDLAVGAYTDDDGGFNRGAVWILFLDANNQVINNTKISDTSGNFTGVLDNDDRFGGSVSYLGDLNSDGLIELAVGADYDGDGGYWHGAVWILSLNNDGTVNSHVKISDTQGGFNGFINGDAIFGTDMEVIGDLNNDGITDLAVGSRRDADGGSRRGAVWILFMNADLTVNTSQKISDTQGGFTPPLDFEDYFGGSVLNIGDHDGDGVTDIITGAYRDDDQLTNSGSFYILYLNTDGTVKSSQKVSNTSGGLSHQISGNALFGESIDGINDIDNDGRKEILVGALGHFNPTFSSQTGGFYMIELNDNGTVSEDYFYSYGEHCFSGLLNGGDYFGGAITLLNGGENPKIAVSAYHDSENGPERGAVWILDLGEVTYSLDNSTDPSGCNSYDGSFTISDLNPQRDYTVTYDYQGNTISDYYLSDVNGMIQVVNLAAGTYDNIVVTESIISCSDDLGSIILNGSELVDAQLDITEPSGCGISDGAILIHNLTPAEAYTISFETQSTSVSEDLIADSSGEIFLNGLSGGSYQSFSVGEVGGICPNNFGTVSLNNPNFQFQVAVNSPSACNIPDGSIQIMGLSPNTPYDISYHFNNEVMTDGHTSNGMGEILLTTLQGGGYEDLTVSTIDESCFFSVPYVELLCIEDSNLCFRAKNFFTPNGDGINDQWFLESENDCEYFTKIFDRYGKLIAVLTPENPTWDGRYMGKLMPADDYWYSVEYTSGSDSTIYRFHFTLKR, from the coding sequence ATGATTAAAAATCAGTGTTTTGAAACCTTCGTTTCAATTCTAATTCTCCTAACATTCAATGTAGGGTTTTCACAGAACTATGATGTCAGTGATTATCAGAAGATCAATGAGACCAATGGTGGTTTTACAGGAACATTGAATGATTATGATTCATGGGGAATTGCCATTGACAACATAGGGGATTTGGATGGAAACGGCACAAACGACCTTGCGGTAGGAGCCTACACAGATGATGACGGTGGCTTTAATCGAGGTGCAGTTTGGATTCTTTTCTTAGATGCCAACAACCAAGTCATAAACAACACCAAAATTAGCGACACCAGTGGAAACTTCACAGGAGTCTTGGATAATGATGACCGATTTGGTGGTTCGGTTTCTTATTTGGGTGATTTAAATTCAGATGGCCTCATTGAGTTGGCCGTTGGAGCAGATTATGATGGTGATGGGGGATATTGGCATGGTGCGGTCTGGATACTCAGTCTAAATAATGACGGTACCGTAAACTCACATGTAAAAATCAGTGATACCCAAGGCGGATTCAATGGTTTTATTAACGGAGATGCCATTTTTGGAACTGATATGGAGGTCATTGGAGATTTAAACAATGATGGAATAACAGACTTGGCAGTAGGTTCAAGAAGGGATGCAGATGGGGGGTCAAGACGTGGTGCCGTGTGGATTCTTTTTATGAATGCCGACCTTACCGTAAACACTTCACAAAAAATCAGCGATACCCAAGGAGGGTTTACACCCCCATTGGACTTTGAAGACTATTTTGGCGGGTCTGTTCTAAATATAGGTGACCATGATGGTGATGGGGTAACCGATATCATCACAGGAGCCTACCGGGATGATGACCAACTGACCAACTCGGGTAGTTTCTATATTTTATATCTTAATACGGACGGAACCGTAAAGTCTTCACAAAAAGTTTCCAACACCTCGGGTGGACTTTCCCATCAGATTTCCGGAAATGCACTTTTTGGAGAATCCATAGATGGTATAAATGATATTGACAATGATGGCAGAAAAGAAATTTTGGTGGGTGCACTGGGTCACTTCAACCCTACCTTCTCCAGCCAAACAGGTGGATTCTATATGATAGAATTAAATGACAATGGAACCGTTTCCGAAGATTATTTTTATAGCTACGGAGAACATTGCTTTTCTGGTCTGTTGAATGGTGGCGATTATTTTGGCGGTGCCATTACATTATTAAATGGTGGTGAAAACCCAAAAATTGCGGTCAGTGCTTATCACGATAGTGAAAATGGCCCGGAAAGAGGAGCCGTTTGGATACTTGACCTGGGAGAGGTCACCTATTCCCTAGACAACTCAACGGACCCCTCTGGGTGCAACAGCTATGATGGTTCCTTCACAATTTCTGACCTTAATCCACAAAGGGACTATACGGTAACCTATGATTATCAAGGCAATACTATATCGGATTACTACCTCTCGGATGTAAATGGAATGATTCAAGTTGTGAATTTGGCCGCTGGCACCTATGACAATATTGTGGTGACCGAAAGTATAATTTCTTGTTCAGATGATCTTGGCTCCATTATATTGAATGGGTCTGAACTGGTGGATGCCCAACTGGATATTACCGAGCCTTCAGGATGTGGAATAAGTGATGGAGCAATTCTTATTCATAACCTTACTCCTGCCGAAGCTTACACGATTTCCTTTGAGACCCAATCCACATCCGTTTCAGAAGATTTGATTGCCGATTCCAGTGGAGAAATCTTTCTTAACGGCCTATCCGGCGGAAGTTATCAAAGCTTTTCCGTTGGAGAAGTTGGCGGTATTTGCCCCAATAATTTTGGCACCGTCTCACTCAATAATCCCAATTTTCAGTTTCAAGTAGCGGTCAACTCACCCAGTGCGTGCAATATACCGGATGGATCTATACAAATAATGGGATTATCGCCCAATACCCCTTACGATATCTCATATCACTTTAATAATGAAGTAATGACCGATGGGCATACTTCCAACGGTATGGGTGAAATTTTACTGACAACTTTACAAGGTGGTGGTTACGAAGACCTCACGGTATCAACAATTGATGAAAGTTGCTTTTTTTCCGTCCCCTATGTTGAACTGCTTTGTATAGAGGATAGCAACTTATGCTTTAGGGCCAAGAACTTTTTTACCCCAAATGGTGATGGGATAAATGATCAGTGGTTTTTGGAGTCTGAGAACGACTGCGAGTATTTCACAAAAATATTTGACCGATATGGAAAGTTGATTGCCGTTTTAACTCCAGAAAATCCTACTTGGGATGGAAGATACATGGGAAAACTTATGCCCGCGGATGATTATTGGTATAGTGTTGAATACACTTCAGGTTCCGATTCGACTATCTATCGGTTCCATTTTACTTTGAAGCGATAA
- a CDS encoding FkbM family methyltransferase, which yields MKIDSNLSFYLKTNQTSYLTRELFWKKPLEFEYTSIFIDLVKKVGSFWDIGANIGYYSILGCKANPNLKVIAFEPSVGPKVYMTENLKINGLEDRITIEPMALSNFNGEIEFYQIVNPKFPSILNLSGEHNMGTKKSLTSEKVKIPSLRIDDYESSANSIDLIKIDTEGAEVEILKGGQQTILKHRPIIVCETLFNRNEAEIEQVLGGLGYRFFNHTENGLQEAETLMREVDNGVRNCFCVPDSKLDMIKEYLTNEG from the coding sequence GTGAAAATTGATTCAAACCTTTCGTTTTATCTTAAAACCAATCAAACCAGTTATCTGACCCGGGAGTTGTTTTGGAAAAAACCGTTGGAGTTTGAGTACACGTCTATTTTCATTGATTTGGTAAAGAAAGTTGGGTCGTTTTGGGATATAGGGGCCAACATTGGCTACTACAGTATTTTAGGGTGCAAGGCCAATCCCAATCTTAAGGTAATTGCTTTTGAGCCTTCCGTAGGCCCCAAGGTATATATGACTGAAAACCTGAAAATAAATGGGTTGGAGGATAGGATAACGATTGAACCGATGGCACTCTCAAATTTTAATGGTGAGATTGAGTTCTATCAAATTGTGAACCCTAAATTTCCTTCTATCTTAAACTTGTCCGGGGAGCATAATATGGGAACCAAGAAGAGTTTAACCTCAGAAAAAGTGAAAATACCGTCCCTGCGGATTGATGACTATGAGAGTTCTGCGAATTCCATTGATTTGATAAAGATTGATACAGAAGGAGCTGAAGTGGAAATACTGAAGGGAGGTCAACAAACTATATTGAAGCACAGGCCAATCATTGTTTGTGAGACCCTTTTTAACAGAAATGAGGCAGAAATAGAGCAGGTTCTAGGAGGATTGGGTTATCGTTTTTTTAATCATACCGAAAATGGTTTGCAGGAGGCGGAAACACTGATGCGGGAGGTGGATAATGGGGTCAGGAACTGTTTCTGTGTTCCCGATTCGAAATTGGATATGATTAAAGAATACTTAACAAATGAAGGTTAG
- a CDS encoding SAM-dependent methyltransferase yields MNSFQKFVHKTFNCTSIGRLILAYYLLQKNHLSVYGWNNSVKSRKPIDRNGEALPWFTYSFIHFLEKRIEDNFKIFEYGSGNSTIWFSRFGCKVISIEHDKNWYNFMFSSLSKNPLIDYKFRELESNKYVEEITNYTNEFDIVVLDGRERVQCCKNSLLALKKGGVIIWDNSDRHEYDEGYKYLLANNFKRIDFQGLGPINSRAWCTSVFYKERENCLDI; encoded by the coding sequence TTGAATTCATTTCAAAAGTTCGTTCATAAAACTTTTAATTGCACCTCAATTGGACGCTTAATATTAGCCTATTATCTCTTACAAAAAAACCATTTATCTGTTTATGGTTGGAACAATAGTGTCAAGTCCAGAAAACCCATTGACAGGAACGGTGAAGCTCTTCCTTGGTTTACATATAGTTTCATTCATTTTCTGGAAAAAAGAATTGAAGATAACTTTAAGATTTTTGAATATGGAAGTGGAAATTCCACAATTTGGTTTTCTAGATTTGGATGTAAGGTCATTTCAATTGAGCACGACAAAAATTGGTATAACTTCATGTTCTCCAGCCTATCCAAAAACCCATTAATAGATTATAAATTTAGAGAGCTAGAATCAAACAAATATGTTGAAGAAATAACCAACTACACAAATGAATTTGATATAGTGGTCCTTGATGGTAGAGAGAGAGTTCAATGTTGTAAGAACTCACTTTTGGCTTTGAAAAAGGGAGGAGTAATTATATGGGACAACTCGGACAGACATGAATATGATGAAGGGTATAAATACCTTCTAGCAAATAATTTCAAAAGAATTGATTTTCAAGGATTAGGACCTATAAATTCCAGAGCTTGGTGTACCAGTGTTTTTTATAAAGAAAGAGAAAATTGTTTAGACATATAA
- a CDS encoding CBS domain-containing protein, protein MAIKSYTGKRFKETPKEISLRVSDYMTRNLITFRPEQSIEEVIEALIKHKISGGPVVNEDNELIGIISEGDCIKHISDSRYYNMPMERSKVGLRMIKNVETIDGNMNIFDAAKKFLEVKRRRFPIVQNGKLVGQISQKDILKATMALKSEHWKLL, encoded by the coding sequence ATGGCTATTAAGAGTTACACCGGAAAAAGATTTAAGGAAACTCCAAAGGAAATATCACTCAGGGTAAGTGATTATATGACTAGAAACTTGATCACCTTTCGTCCAGAGCAATCTATTGAAGAGGTCATCGAAGCATTGATAAAACATAAGATTTCGGGAGGTCCTGTTGTTAACGAAGACAACGAACTTATAGGGATTATTTCAGAAGGGGACTGTATCAAGCACATTAGCGATAGTCGTTACTACAATATGCCCATGGAACGCAGCAAGGTTGGGCTTCGTATGATTAAAAATGTGGAAACCATTGATGGGAACATGAACATTTTTGATGCGGCCAAAAAATTCCTTGAAGTTAAAAGACGTCGTTTTCCTATTGTGCAAAATGGAAAACTTGTAGGTCAAATATCCCAAAAAGATATTCTAAAAGCAACCATGGCACTAAAATCTGAACATTGGAAATTGTTGTAA
- a CDS encoding OmpP1/FadL family transporter yields MKNFIFTFCALFISTATFSQAGHIMQGVGSVNMSMGGAATAQPLDISGALHWNPATISAFDEDIIKLDIGLFFSSPELSSTVPEFDGQGQPTGNFYSGTTEDDRGVSPMPALAAVWSKPDSKHTFGASAFGISGFGVTFPESMTNPINMPQANGGFGRIESDYMLFQIGLAWAYEITDQFSFGLQPTFNYAALELMPNPTANPNQAGYPSTNKASAFGFGGQIGLFYSSKVGFKAGVSYKTTQYFGDFELDNTYLDGSQSSNNFNMDYPAILSFGVGYSLGTIDFALDYRMVDYENTDGFSSVGWTETASVAGFGWENITIISTGIQYKGINKFPIRVGYTYSSNPINSDVAFFNIPATAIIKNAFQVGLSYQVSDRFQLDILYHYGSSGDATSGPVLNPMFIQNSPPYGAIPSSEVSYEMTTSMLGFGASLKL; encoded by the coding sequence ATGAAAAATTTTATTTTTACCTTTTGCGCTCTTTTCATCAGCACAGCCACATTTTCACAAGCCGGCCATATTATGCAAGGTGTAGGCTCTGTAAACATGTCCATGGGTGGTGCTGCCACGGCCCAGCCATTGGATATTTCTGGCGCACTGCATTGGAACCCTGCCACTATTTCCGCCTTTGACGAGGACATCATTAAATTGGATATTGGATTGTTCTTTTCCTCACCGGAATTAAGCTCAACCGTTCCAGAATTTGATGGACAAGGTCAACCAACAGGCAATTTTTATAGCGGAACTACTGAAGATGACCGAGGCGTTTCTCCAATGCCTGCATTGGCGGCTGTATGGAGCAAACCGGACAGCAAGCATACTTTTGGGGCATCTGCATTTGGAATCAGTGGATTTGGGGTAACCTTCCCTGAAAGTATGACCAATCCCATAAACATGCCTCAGGCCAATGGCGGATTTGGAAGGATAGAATCAGATTATATGCTCTTCCAAATTGGATTGGCATGGGCCTATGAAATTACCGATCAATTTTCATTTGGTCTGCAACCTACATTTAACTATGCCGCTTTGGAATTAATGCCCAACCCAACAGCCAATCCCAACCAAGCTGGGTATCCTTCTACCAACAAAGCATCTGCTTTTGGATTTGGGGGGCAAATAGGGTTATTCTACAGCTCCAAAGTGGGCTTTAAGGCAGGGGTCTCCTATAAAACAACCCAATATTTTGGTGATTTTGAACTGGACAACACCTATTTGGATGGTTCGCAAAGCTCCAATAACTTCAACATGGACTATCCGGCCATTCTTTCCTTTGGGGTGGGTTACTCTTTGGGTACCATTGATTTTGCCTTGGATTATAGAATGGTAGATTATGAAAATACGGATGGCTTCTCTTCCGTTGGTTGGACCGAAACCGCTTCAGTGGCTGGATTTGGATGGGAAAACATCACTATTATTTCCACAGGAATCCAATACAAGGGAATTAACAAGTTCCCTATCCGTGTTGGATATACCTATAGCTCCAATCCCATAAACAGCGATGTTGCCTTCTTCAACATCCCGGCAACCGCCATCATCAAAAATGCTTTTCAAGTGGGGTTAAGCTACCAGGTAAGTGATAGATTCCAATTGGATATACTTTACCATTACGGCTCAAGTGGAGATGCCACTTCAGGCCCTGTTTTGAATCCAATGTTCATTCAAAACTCCCCACCTTATGGAGCTATTCCCAGTAGTGAGGTTTCTTATGAAATGACCACTTCCATGTTGGGCTTTGGAGCATCCTTAAAACTCTAA
- a CDS encoding co-chaperone YbbN: MSKFGELIDLKVPVLLDFYAEWNEQSTSMHPVLRDVAAALGDKGKVIKIDVDKNKELSQALRIKGLPTLMIYKKGEMVWRQSGEQDANTLIGILNEYI; encoded by the coding sequence ATGTCAAAGTTTGGCGAACTCATAGATTTAAAAGTCCCTGTGTTGTTGGATTTTTATGCAGAGTGGAACGAACAATCCACTTCCATGCACCCTGTTTTGCGCGATGTAGCGGCAGCTCTTGGCGATAAAGGAAAAGTCATAAAAATAGATGTGGACAAGAACAAAGAGCTTTCACAAGCGCTCCGCATTAAGGGATTACCCACATTAATGATTTATAAAAAAGGTGAAATGGTTTGGCGGCAGAGTGGCGAACAGGACGCCAACACGCTGATCGGCATTTTGAACGAATATATATAA
- a CDS encoding DUF2723 domain-containing protein, with protein MFAKDFKKWDTILGWLSFAIAFIVYALTVEPTGSFWDAGEYISTSAKLQVGHPPGAPLLQMIGAFFAMFAFGDPSKIALMVNAVSVVSSAFAVLFTFWTITNLVQKMIAKDKSITNSKAIAILGSGLVGALAFTFSDSFWFNAVETEVYAMASLIMALLLWLGLKWTDNLDDPRGHRWLLLICFLVGLTFGIQFMGFLAIPSIGLLYYFKKYKNTSVKNFLLANIVVVAFLILVYKFSLTYVLELFGWSEVFFINEIGLPFNSGTIIMALLFIAAFYFGLRYTRKHNYYSANTIVLCMMFVFLGFSSWLMLPIRANAKTVVNENNPADARALLAYYNREQYPGVESPFYGAYYSDTFAPAGEDIDESPKYEKDLKLGKYVIVNNYKDALQGPNEKHVGLLPRMWSDQHAENYMRYFGPLDFRIKSEYISNNELRDAVGQFKTAYSQGELDTEQYIRFLREFGEYIEVEPPTVWQNIKYLFEFQFGYMYMRYFMWNFVGRQNDVQGRYDENGHWLSGIGFMDSLRLGSQKNLPSDWENNKGRNTYFFLPLLLGIIGIVFQISKNPKQFWVLFVFFMFTGLAIQFYTNPYIFQPRERDYSLVGSFYIFCIWIGIGVYGLFDEFKKLIAPKIAAPAIATICLLAVPLLMGFQNWDDHDRSGRYTAPATAKAYLDSCQEDAGAILFTIGDNDTFPLWYVQEIEQYRTDVRIVNTSLFATDWYIDQMKRKAYESDPIPSQLTHDKYRFGTRDAIYYRGITDNRWSIQDFMNWVGSDKPQTKFGHVLESQGADISEYPQSTLDIIYYPTNKIRIPVNKKNVLESGLVKEKDSALIVDYIDIDLPSVLPKNRILMLDLIANNDWKRPIYFSGGSFDSAEYIWMKDYLQLDGLAYKLVPIKTENRNSFEMGRIDSDLMYDVVKNWDWGNSGSEDIYHDPQTRSQGLSFRSNLARLMEQLISENKIDKAKDIIDIAMTNMPVDYYGFYAFVEPFVDGYYKVGETEKARALFEKLKKVYQEHLEYYANAPLDEQYEKIDDILADMQAYRRNIDILIENQDQDLAESETIIFNEYIDKFSQFVGEEEEVLEEPILEPNPDLEDSIPLDTIEAVQDGAQIEP; from the coding sequence ATGTTTGCAAAAGACTTCAAAAAATGGGATACCATCCTCGGCTGGCTATCCTTTGCCATAGCCTTTATTGTTTACGCCCTAACCGTTGAACCCACCGGAAGTTTTTGGGATGCCGGGGAATACATTTCAACCTCAGCAAAACTACAGGTAGGTCACCCACCAGGCGCACCACTTTTGCAGATGATAGGTGCCTTTTTTGCCATGTTCGCCTTTGGGGACCCCTCAAAAATAGCACTCATGGTCAACGCCGTATCCGTGGTTTCCAGTGCTTTTGCTGTTCTGTTCACTTTTTGGACCATTACCAACTTGGTTCAAAAAATGATTGCCAAGGACAAATCCATCACCAATAGCAAGGCTATTGCCATTTTGGGAAGCGGTCTGGTCGGTGCCTTGGCCTTTACCTTTTCAGACAGTTTTTGGTTCAATGCCGTGGAGACTGAGGTGTACGCCATGGCCAGCCTTATCATGGCACTCTTACTTTGGTTGGGCTTAAAATGGACCGATAATCTGGACGACCCCAGAGGGCATCGGTGGCTTTTGCTTATTTGCTTTTTGGTAGGACTTACTTTTGGAATCCAATTTATGGGCTTCTTGGCCATTCCATCTATAGGGTTGTTGTACTACTTCAAAAAATATAAAAACACTTCTGTAAAGAATTTCCTTTTGGCCAATATCGTTGTAGTGGCCTTTCTCATATTGGTCTACAAGTTCTCACTCACCTATGTTTTAGAACTTTTTGGTTGGAGCGAGGTCTTTTTTATCAATGAAATTGGATTGCCCTTCAATTCAGGGACCATTATAATGGCACTACTTTTTATTGCAGCTTTTTACTTTGGATTGCGATACACCCGAAAACACAATTATTATTCGGCCAATACCATTGTGCTTTGTATGATGTTTGTTTTCCTCGGTTTTTCATCTTGGTTGATGCTGCCCATACGCGCCAATGCCAAAACGGTGGTCAATGAAAACAACCCTGCCGATGCCCGGGCACTTTTGGCCTATTACAATCGAGAACAATATCCCGGTGTGGAAAGCCCTTTCTATGGGGCTTACTATTCCGACACCTTTGCCCCTGCCGGAGAGGATATCGATGAAAGCCCTAAATATGAAAAGGACCTGAAGTTGGGGAAATATGTCATTGTAAATAACTACAAAGATGCATTGCAAGGCCCGAACGAAAAGCACGTGGGCTTGCTGCCCCGAATGTGGAGCGATCAGCATGCCGAAAATTACATGCGCTATTTTGGTCCTCTGGATTTCCGAATAAAATCAGAATACATTTCCAACAATGAGTTAAGGGATGCCGTTGGCCAATTTAAGACCGCGTATTCCCAAGGGGAGCTGGACACTGAACAATACATTCGGTTTTTACGTGAATTTGGGGAGTACATTGAAGTGGAACCCCCAACAGTATGGCAAAACATAAAATACCTTTTCGAATTTCAATTTGGGTATATGTACATGCGGTACTTTATGTGGAATTTTGTGGGCCGGCAAAATGATGTGCAAGGCAGATATGACGAAAACGGCCATTGGCTCAGTGGTATAGGTTTTATGGACAGTCTTAGATTGGGCAGCCAGAAAAACCTTCCGAGTGACTGGGAGAACAACAAAGGTCGAAACACCTATTTCTTTTTACCCTTGCTCTTGGGGATTATTGGCATTGTGTTCCAGATTTCAAAGAACCCAAAGCAATTTTGGGTGCTGTTCGTCTTTTTTATGTTTACAGGTCTTGCAATCCAATTTTACACCAACCCCTACATCTTCCAGCCTAGGGAACGGGATTATTCCCTTGTGGGATCCTTCTACATTTTCTGTATTTGGATCGGTATTGGGGTGTATGGCCTCTTTGATGAATTCAAAAAGCTAATTGCCCCCAAGATTGCCGCCCCGGCAATTGCAACCATTTGTCTTTTGGCCGTGCCCTTGTTGATGGGCTTCCAAAACTGGGACGATCATGACCGATCTGGTCGGTATACGGCACCAGCAACAGCTAAGGCTTATTTGGACTCTTGCCAAGAAGATGCAGGTGCCATTTTGTTCACCATTGGCGATAACGACACCTTCCCATTATGGTATGTTCAGGAAATTGAGCAGTACAGAACAGATGTCAGAATCGTGAACACCAGCCTTTTTGCAACGGATTGGTACATTGATCAAATGAAACGGAAGGCCTATGAGAGTGATCCAATCCCCTCTCAACTCACACACGACAAATACCGATTCGGTACTCGTGATGCCATTTATTATCGAGGCATTACGGACAACCGATGGAGCATTCAAGATTTTATGAATTGGGTGGGCAGCGATAAGCCCCAGACCAAGTTTGGGCATGTTTTGGAAAGTCAAGGGGCCGATATCAGCGAGTATCCCCAAAGCACTTTGGACATCATTTATTATCCCACCAATAAAATCCGTATTCCCGTCAATAAAAAGAACGTTTTGGAAAGCGGATTGGTCAAAGAAAAGGATTCTGCCTTAATCGTGGATTATATCGATATTGACCTTCCCAGCGTCTTGCCCAAAAACAGGATTTTAATGCTGGACCTTATTGCCAATAACGATTGGAAGCGTCCCATTTATTTTTCCGGAGGAAGTTTTGACAGCGCCGAATACATTTGGATGAAAGATTACCTTCAATTGGATGGTCTGGCCTATAAATTGGTTCCCATTAAGACCGAAAACCGAAACTCCTTTGAAATGGGCCGTATTGACAGTGATTTAATGTATGATGTTGTCAAAAACTGGGATTGGGGCAATTCTGGAAGCGAGGACATCTACCATGACCCCCAAACCCGTTCACAAGGATTATCGTTCCGAAGTAATTTGGCCCGTTTGATGGAACAACTCATCAGCGAAAATAAAATTGACAAGGCCAAGGACATCATCGATATTGCCATGACCAACATGCCAGTGGATTACTATGGATTCTATGCCTTTGTGGAACCTTTTGTGGATGGCTATTACAAAGTGGGCGAAACGGAAAAGGCCCGTGCCCTTTTTGAAAAACTCAAAAAGGTGTACCAAGAGCATTTGGAATATTACGCCAATGCCCCATTGGATGAACAATATGAAAAGATAGATGATATTTTGGCGGACATGCAGGCCTATCGCAGGAATATTGATATCCTAATTGAAAATCAGGATCAAGATTTGGCGGAGTCCGAGACCATTATCTTTAACGAATACATTGATAAATTCTCCCAATTTGTGGGCGAAGAAGAAGAGGTTTTGGAAGAACCCATCCTAGAACCCAATCCAGACTTGGAAGATTCCATTCCATTGGATACCATTGAAGCAGTACAGGACGGGGCGCAGATAGAACCCTAA